A single genomic interval of Juglans regia cultivar Chandler chromosome 1, Walnut 2.0, whole genome shotgun sequence harbors:
- the LOC108998648 gene encoding uncharacterized protein LOC108998648 produces the protein MGYFRRTKFSLDAFRNFTSRITSNGSIQEPSSRISQTGSIFSANTAKSSQFSSYSIFSQKMGLQVAPNRFHNIQFNQSNPFFGGAKRYYYVDRYRVRHFKPRGPRRWFQNPRNVLIVVLVGSGVVITVYFGNLETVSYTNRKHFVLLSRSMERKLGETQFENMKAAFKGKILPAIHPESVRVRLIARDIIEALQRGLRNEKVWSDLEYASESVGGVHEAKAHETLMALKDSEEGKWFKEDEILDDEWVHQSRKKGLERGSQPETSHLEGLNWEVLVVDEPVVNAFCLPGGKIVVFTGLLEHFRSDVEIATILGHEVGHAVARHAAESITKNLWFAIIQLILYQFVMPDVVNTMSVLFLRLPFSRRMEIEADYIGLLLMASARYDPRVAPKVYEKLGKLTGDSKLKDYLSTHPSGKKRAQMLAQAQVMEEALTIYGQVRAGRGIEGFL, from the exons ATGGGATACTTTAGAAGAACAAAGTTCTCCCTCGATGCTTTTCGGAATTTCACTTCCAGGATCACATCCAATGGTTCAATCCAAGAACCCAGTTCGAGAATTTCCCAAACTGGGTCGATATTTTCAGCCAATACAGCCAAGTCTTCCCAGTTTTCTTCATACTCCattttttctcagaaaatggGTTTACAAGTTGCGCCAAATAGATTTCATAATATTCAGTTCAATCAGAGCAATCCCTTTTTTGGTGGCGCTAAGAGATATTACTATGTCGATAGGTACCGGGTTCGGCATTTTAAGCCTCGTGGACCCCGGCGGTGGTTTCAGAACCCGAGAAACGTGCTGATTGTGGTTCTGGTGGGTTCTGGGGTTGTGATCACTGTGTATTTCGGGAATTTGGAGACTGTCTCATATACCAATCGAAAACATTTCGTGCTTCTATCGAGAAGCATGGAGAGGAAGCTCGGGGAGACGCAATTCGAGAACATGAAGGCGGCCTTTAAGGGCAAAATATTGCCGGCGATACACCCGGAAAGCGTGAGGGTGAGACTGATAGCCAGGGACATCATTGAAGCGTTGCAGAGAGGGCTGAGGAATGAGAAGGTATGGAGTGATTTGGAGTATGCGTCCGAGAGTGTAGGCGGGGTGCACGAGGCGAAGGCCCATGAGACCTTGATGGCGTTGAAAGACAGTGAGGAAGGGAAGTGGTTTAAAGAGGACGAAATTCTTGATGATGAGTGGGTTCACCAGAGCAGGAAGAAGGGACTGGAGAGAGGGTCTCAACCAGAAACATCGCATTTGGAAGGATTGAATTGGGAAGTTTTGGTGGTTGATGAGCCTGTTGTTAATGCGTTCTGCTTACCGGGTGGGAAGATTGTCGTGTTTACAGGTTTGCTCGAGCATTTTAGAAGTGATGTTGAGATAGCAACAATACTTGGGCATGAG GTTGGGCATGCTGTGGCTCGACATGCCGCGGAGTCGATTACAAAGAACCTGTGGTTTGCTATTATACAACTGATACTTTATCAGTTTGTTATGCCTGACGTTGTCAACACAATGTCTGTTCTTTTCCTAAGGCTTCCTTTCTCTCGGAG GATGGAAATTGAAGCAGATTACATAGGGCTACTATTGATGGCTTCAGCTAGATATGATCCTCGTGTGGCCCCTAAAGTGTATGaaaagttgggaaagttgacAGGCGATTCGAAACTAAAGGATTATCTTTCCACGCATCCGTCCGGAAAAAAGAGAGCTCAGATGCTGGCTCAAGCCCAAGTCATGGAAGAAGCTCTTACTATATACGGGCAAGTAAGAGCTGGTCGTGGGATCGAAGGTTTTCTGTAG
- the LOC108998509 gene encoding pentatricopeptide repeat-containing protein At5g66520-like, which yields MRETQRLTLKNTISRLIKEFKTMRELKQINTHILTSPNLLPNERHFLLTRLLFFCAISDSGSLSHAADVFRLIKNPNTSVYNVMIRAYASKTNGGDDTNSCPSLILYKQMLHGGIAPDYLTFPFLVKECTRRLDGDTGQSIHAQAIKFGLDDDVFVQNSMIGLYMACGYLSFAWKLFDNMLDRDVVSWNSMIIGYLRSGELDMALDLFRRMKKRNIITWNSMITGFVQGGRPKEALEFLHEMQIICDVMVQPDKITIAGVLSACAYLGAIDQGKWVHSYLRRSGLQCDVVIGTALVDMYGKCGCVEKAYEVFKDMPKKDTLAWTAMISVFALHGFAKEAFNLFGEMENLGAKPNHVTFVGLLSACAHSGLVEKGRWCFDRMRRVYSIEPQVYHYACMVDLLGRAGLFEEAECLIRGMPLEPDVFVWGALLGGCQMHGNVELGQRVAQYLIDMEPLNYSFYVNLCDVYAKANRFDDIKRIRTLMKEKGIIKEVPGCSMIEVEGVVHEFSVRGSPEVALEELVWTLVGFNKVMKIEGYMLDHDEISLNDGDEISLKATVLL from the coding sequence ATGAGAGAAACCCAACGGCTAACTCTCAAGAACACAATCTCACGCTTAATCAAAGAATTCAAGACCATGAGAGAGCTTAAGCAAATCAATACCCATATCCTAACGTCTCCCAATCTACTCCCGAACGAGCGTCATTTTCTTCTGACTCGGCTCCTTTTCTTTTGTGCCATTTCGGATTCAGGCTCTCTCAGCCATGCTGCCGATGTTTTCCGACTCATAAAGAACCCAAATACCTCTGTCTATAACGTTATGATTAGAGCTTATGCCAGTAAAACCAACGGTGGTGATGATACAAATTCGTGCCCGTCCTTGATTCTATATAAGCAAATGCTTCATGGTGGCATTGCACCAGATTACCTCACTTTTCCGTTCCTCGTAAAGGAATGCACCAGGAGGCTTGATGGTGACACCGGTCAAAGCATTCATGCCCAAGCCATCAAGTTTGGACTCGATGATGACGTATTTGTTCAGAATTCTATGATAGGCTTGTATATGGCGTGTGGATATTTGAGCTTTGCCTGGAAGTTGTTTGACAATATGTTAGATCGGGATGTTGTTTCTTGGAACTCGATGATTATTGGCTATTTGAGAAGTGGGGAACTCGACATGGCATTGGATTTGTtcaggaggatgaagaagaggaataTTATTACCTGGAATTCGATGATAACAGGGTTTGTTCAAGGTGGCCGGCCGAAGGAGGCCTTGGAATTTTTGCATGAAATGCAGATTATATGTGATGTTATGGTCCAACCGGACAAGATTACAATTGCTGGTGTTCTTTCAGCCTGTGCTTATCTGGGCGCGATTGATCAGGGAAAATGGGTGCATAGTTACTTGAGAAGAAGTGGCCTACAGTGTGATGTGGTAATTGGTACAGCGCTGGTTGACATGTATGGCAAATGTGGATGCGTGGAAAAAGCATATGAGGTCTTTAAGGATATGCCTAAAAAGGATACCTTGGCATGGACAGCGATGATATCAGTCTTTGCTCTTCATGGGTTTGCTAAAGAGGCTTTTAATCTTTTTGGAGAGATGGAAAACCTTGGGGCGAAGCCCAACCATGTGACTTTTGTTGGGCTACTGTCAGCTTGTGCGCACTCTGGTCTAGTAGAGAAAGGTCGTTGGTGTTTTGACAGGATGAGACGTGTTTACTCAATTGAGCCACAGGTTTATCATTATGCTTGCATGGTTGATTTGCTTGGCCGTGCAGGGCTCTTTGAAGAGGCAGAATGCCTTATCAGAGGCATGCCACTGGAGCCAGATGTGTTTGTCTGGGGTGCATTACTTGGAGGTTGTCAAATGCATGGGAATGTGGAATTGGGACAAAGGGTGGCGCAGTATTTAATTGATATGGAACCTctgaattattctttttatgtgAACTTGTGTGATGTATATGCCAAAGCTAATAGATTTGATGACATAAAGAGAATCAGAACcttaatgaaagaaaaagggatAATAAAGGAAGTCCCAGGCTGCAGCATGATTGAAGTTGAAGGGGTTGTTCATGAATTTTCAGTGAGAGGATCACCTGAAGTTGCACTGGAGGAACTAGTCTGGACCCTGGTTGGGTTTAATAAGGTGATGAAGATAGAAGGTTATATGCTTGATCATGATGAGATATCATTGAATGATGGTGATGAGATATCATTGAAGGCAACAGTGTTGCTATGA